The following are encoded together in the Blautia obeum ATCC 29174 genome:
- a CDS encoding fumarate hydratase, whose amino-acid sequence MREIQASVITDTIERLCIEANQVLPDDIKKSIQACRASEDGQIACGILDNIIENYQIAENEQVPICQDTGMACVFLEIGQDVHIAGGDLTEAVNEGVRRGYTNGYLRKSVVKDPVRRGNTGDNTPAMLYTEIVPGENIKITVGPKGFGSENMSAIRMFKPSAGIEGIKDFILETVETAGPNPCPPMVVGVGIGGTFDKAALLAKKALMRPVDSENEDPYYADLEKEMLEKINQLGIGPQGFGGKTTAIGLNIETMPTHIAGMPCAINISCHVTRHKTEVI is encoded by the coding sequence ATGCGTGAAATACAAGCATCAGTGATCACGGACACCATCGAGCGGCTTTGTATCGAAGCCAATCAGGTGCTTCCGGACGACATCAAGAAATCTATCCAGGCCTGTCGTGCGAGCGAGGACGGACAGATTGCCTGTGGAATACTCGACAACATCATCGAGAACTACCAGATTGCAGAGAATGAACAGGTGCCAATCTGTCAGGATACCGGAATGGCATGTGTATTCCTCGAAATCGGACAGGACGTACATATTGCAGGCGGAGACCTCACCGAAGCAGTTAATGAAGGCGTCCGCAGAGGATACACCAACGGCTACCTCCGCAAATCCGTAGTGAAGGATCCGGTCCGCAGAGGAAATACCGGAGACAACACTCCGGCGATGCTTTATACAGAAATCGTACCAGGCGAAAACATCAAGATCACAGTTGGCCCCAAAGGCTTCGGAAGCGAAAACATGAGTGCTATCCGTATGTTTAAGCCGTCTGCCGGCATCGAGGGAATCAAGGATTTTATCCTTGAAACAGTCGAAACAGCCGGACCGAACCCATGTCCACCGATGGTTGTTGGCGTTGGAATCGGAGGAACTTTTGATAAAGCTGCCCTTCTTGCTAAGAAAGCCCTGATGCGCCCGGTAGATTCCGAGAACGAAGATCCATATTATGCAGACCTCGAGAAAGAAATGCTCGAGAAGATCAACCAGCTTGGGATCGGTCCACAGGGATTTGGCGGAAAGACGACTGCAATCGGTCTGAACATCGAAACAATGCCGACTCACATTGCCGGTATGCCATGTGCGATCAACATCAGCTGCCACGTAACACGGCACAAAACGGAGGTGATCTAA
- a CDS encoding Fe-S-containing hydro-lyase gives MERHITLPLTEELARTLHAGDTVYLTGTIYTSRDAGHKRMCEALARGEELPFDPKDATIYYVGPTPAKPGQVIGSAGPTTSGRMDAYAPTMMSVGARGMIGKGARLPEVVEAMKKYSGVYFGAIGGAGALLAKCIKKAELVAYEDLQSEALRRLYVEEMPLVVIIDCEGNNLYEQGREAYLKEHNKKS, from the coding sequence ATGGAACGTCATATTACATTACCACTTACCGAAGAACTTGCGAGGACACTCCATGCAGGTGACACCGTTTATCTGACAGGAACAATCTATACCTCCCGTGATGCCGGTCACAAGAGAATGTGCGAAGCACTTGCCAGAGGAGAAGAACTTCCGTTTGATCCAAAGGATGCCACAATCTATTATGTAGGCCCGACCCCTGCAAAACCGGGTCAGGTCATCGGTTCCGCAGGCCCAACTACCAGCGGCCGTATGGATGCTTATGCACCAACCATGATGTCTGTAGGAGCCCGTGGCATGATCGGAAAAGGCGCCCGTCTTCCGGAAGTCGTAGAGGCTATGAAGAAATACAGTGGCGTTTATTTCGGAGCGATCGGCGGGGCAGGAGCACTTCTTGCGAAATGCATCAAGAAAGCAGAACTTGTTGCCTACGAAGACCTTCAGTCCGAAGCACTCCGCAGACTTTATGTAGAAGAGATGCCGCTGGTGGTCATCATTGACTGTGAAGGTAACAACCTTTATGAGCAGGGAAGAGAAGCCTATCTCAAAGAGCATAATAAAAAATCATAA
- the spoIVA gene encoding stage IV sporulation protein A: MENFQVYRDIQARTGGDIYIGVVGPVRTGKSTFIRRFMELVALPDMEPAKQAEVRDQLPLSGSGKLITTVEPKFIPKEAVNVNLGDDQKVRIRLIDCVGFLVKDASGHIEDGRERMVKTPWFEKAIPFHEAAETGTRKVIQEHATIGLVVTTDGSFGELPRENFADAEALTINLLKKQGKPFLILVNSQMPYKEETQELVRNLQNKYGVTTMAANCEQLRKEDVTRILSNILYEFPVSEIQFFVPKWVEMLPNDHELKLKLLEQIREQMKKLLHIKNITRESVQLTAPFVQDVLLEEVSLSSGKVRIRIQIRDEYYYRMLSEMSGIQMETEYDLIHTMKELAAMKEQYVKVQAALESVRESGYGVVVPELGEIQIEEPSVIRQGSKYGVRIKSKSPSIHMIKANIETEIAPIVGTEQQAKDLIQYIGESGQRGESIWETNIFGKSIEQLVQDGIRSKLTSIGEESQSKLQDTMQKIVNDSKGGMVCIII; encoded by the coding sequence ATGGAAAATTTTCAGGTTTACCGGGATATTCAGGCACGTACCGGCGGTGACATATACATAGGCGTTGTTGGCCCAGTCCGTACAGGAAAATCCACATTTATCCGGAGATTTATGGAGCTGGTGGCACTGCCGGATATGGAACCGGCAAAACAGGCGGAAGTGCGTGATCAGCTCCCTTTAAGCGGTTCCGGGAAGCTCATCACAACCGTAGAACCCAAATTTATCCCAAAAGAAGCAGTGAATGTAAATTTAGGGGATGATCAGAAAGTACGGATCCGTCTGATTGACTGCGTAGGATTTCTCGTAAAAGATGCGAGCGGCCACATTGAAGACGGAAGAGAACGCATGGTAAAAACTCCATGGTTTGAAAAAGCGATTCCTTTTCATGAAGCAGCAGAGACTGGCACACGCAAAGTCATTCAGGAACATGCAACGATCGGACTGGTGGTTACGACAGATGGAAGCTTCGGCGAACTTCCAAGAGAAAATTTCGCTGATGCAGAGGCACTGACTATAAACCTTCTGAAAAAACAGGGCAAACCATTTCTGATTCTTGTAAACTCCCAGATGCCATATAAAGAAGAAACGCAGGAACTTGTCAGAAATCTGCAGAATAAATATGGTGTAACGACTATGGCAGCCAACTGCGAGCAGCTGCGAAAAGAAGATGTCACCAGAATCCTTTCCAATATACTGTATGAATTTCCGGTAAGTGAGATTCAGTTCTTCGTACCAAAATGGGTGGAAATGCTGCCGAATGATCATGAGCTGAAATTGAAGCTGCTGGAGCAGATACGCGAACAGATGAAAAAATTACTTCATATTAAAAATATAACCCGGGAATCTGTTCAGCTGACAGCTCCTTTTGTGCAGGATGTCCTGTTGGAGGAGGTCAGTCTGTCTAGTGGAAAAGTGCGTATACGAATTCAGATCAGGGACGAATATTATTATCGTATGTTAAGTGAAATGAGCGGTATCCAGATGGAAACAGAATATGATCTGATCCATACGATGAAAGAACTCGCGGCAATGAAAGAACAATACGTCAAAGTGCAGGCGGCGTTGGAGTCTGTGAGAGAAAGCGGCTACGGTGTGGTAGTGCCAGAACTTGGCGAGATCCAGATTGAGGAACCGTCCGTCATACGGCAGGGCAGCAAGTACGGTGTCCGGATAAAATCCAAGAGCCCTTCTATCCACATGATCAAAGCTAACATAGAAACAGAAATCGCTCCGATCGTGGGAACTGAGCAGCAGGCAAAGGATCTGATCCAGTATATCGGCGAAAGCGGACAGCGCGGCGAAAGCATCTGGGAAACGAATATATTTGGAAAATCCATAGAACAGCTGGTGCAGGACGGCATCCGAAGCAAACTGACTTCCATTGGAGAAGAGAGCCAGTCCAAACTGCAGGACACCATGCAGAAGATCGTCAACGACAGCAAAGGCGGCATGGTGTGTATTATTATATAA
- a CDS encoding polysaccharide biosynthesis protein, with protein sequence MSNSVRKRKPIEHWKIIAFYLIIYDIVAINFSYFFGLLLRFDLAYSSIPENYLSAFLRFAPFYTAFSLIVFYVAHMYNSVWRFASFTELNRIFVATVVTTVFQVVGITTFYERMPGSYYIVGCISQFILTVAVRFMYRYITLERAKREKDAMATHRTMIIGAGAAGQMILRELKTSVKATAKPCCVIDDNPNKWGRLTEGVPIVGGRDSIMANVEKYNIDQILFAIPTARVEDRRDILNICKETKCELKTLPGVFQLANGQVSLSKMKAVAVEDLLGRDPIKVNMEEIFQYIKGKTILVTGGGGSIGSELCRQIAGHEPKQLIIFDIYENNAYDIEQELRRKYKNLNLVVLIGSVRDSRRINMVFEKYKPEIVYHAAAHKHVPLMETSPNESIKNNVIGTYKTAYAALKHGASRFILISTDKAVNPTNIMGASKRLCEMVIQSMDAVSKAGRMDVLPLLHAHMDKYFEDQIPGDRTTAAMKSRPEERSSVHIESVKNKDRQGTQFVAVRFGNVLGSNGSVIPLFKKQIEAGGPVTVTHPDIVRYFMTIPEAVSLVLQAGTYAWGGEIFVLDMGEPVKIDSLARNLIKLSGYEPDVEIPIVYSGLRPGEKLYEEKLMAEEGMKKTDNDLIHIGKPIPFDISKFLGQLTELAQASYENNPHIVEMVEEIVPTFHPVGNKPTGNENMSVEEFQREIHETEHR encoded by the coding sequence ATGAGCAACAGCGTAAGAAAAAGAAAACCAATCGAACATTGGAAAATTATCGCATTTTATCTGATCATCTACGACATTGTCGCAATCAACTTTTCGTATTTTTTTGGCCTCTTACTGAGATTTGATCTGGCCTATTCCAGCATACCAGAGAATTATTTAAGTGCATTCCTGAGGTTTGCGCCTTTTTATACGGCATTTTCACTGATCGTGTTTTATGTGGCACATATGTATAACAGCGTATGGCGTTTCGCCAGCTTTACCGAGTTGAACCGCATTTTTGTGGCAACGGTGGTCACAACAGTATTTCAGGTAGTCGGGATCACGACATTTTATGAGCGAATGCCCGGTTCCTATTATATCGTAGGATGCATTTCACAGTTTATCCTAACCGTGGCAGTCCGCTTTATGTATCGTTATATCACACTGGAGCGTGCCAAACGCGAAAAGGATGCGATGGCAACACACAGAACTATGATCATTGGTGCCGGTGCAGCCGGGCAGATGATCCTGAGGGAGCTGAAAACATCCGTCAAGGCAACTGCTAAGCCATGCTGTGTGATCGATGACAACCCGAACAAATGGGGACGTCTGACAGAAGGAGTTCCTATCGTCGGCGGACGTGACAGCATCATGGCAAACGTCGAGAAATACAACATTGACCAGATCCTTTTTGCAATCCCTACCGCACGGGTGGAGGACAGAAGAGATATCCTCAATATCTGTAAGGAAACAAAATGTGAACTCAAGACTTTGCCGGGAGTATTCCAGCTGGCAAACGGACAGGTTTCCTTAAGCAAGATGAAAGCAGTAGCAGTCGAAGATCTGCTTGGAAGAGATCCGATCAAAGTAAACATGGAAGAGATCTTCCAGTACATTAAAGGAAAAACAATCCTTGTTACCGGCGGCGGTGGCTCTATTGGAAGTGAGCTTTGCCGGCAGATCGCAGGTCATGAACCGAAACAGCTGATCATTTTTGATATCTATGAGAATAATGCATACGATATCGAACAGGAACTGAGACGTAAGTACAAAAACCTCAACCTCGTTGTGCTGATCGGATCTGTCAGAGACAGCCGAAGAATCAATATGGTGTTCGAGAAATACAAGCCGGAAATCGTATATCATGCAGCAGCACACAAACATGTGCCGCTTATGGAGACAAGCCCGAACGAGTCCATCAAGAACAATGTGATCGGTACATACAAAACAGCGTATGCGGCACTGAAGCACGGTGCATCAAGATTTATCCTGATCAGTACGGATAAGGCAGTAAATCCGACCAACATCATGGGCGCAAGCAAACGTCTCTGCGAAATGGTCATCCAGAGTATGGATGCAGTGAGCAAGGCCGGCAGAATGGATGTCCTTCCACTTCTTCATGCACACATGGATAAATACTTCGAGGATCAGATTCCGGGAGACAGGACGACGGCGGCCATGAAGAGCCGGCCGGAAGAGCGTTCCAGCGTACATATCGAGAGCGTCAAGAACAAAGACCGACAGGGAACACAGTTTGTGGCAGTTCGATTTGGAAATGTTCTTGGAAGCAACGGATCGGTTATTCCACTCTTTAAGAAACAGATTGAAGCGGGCGGCCCGGTGACAGTTACACATCCGGATATCGTGAGATACTTCATGACGATCCCGGAGGCAGTCAGCCTGGTACTTCAGGCAGGAACCTATGCCTGGGGCGGTGAAATCTTCGTTCTGGATATGGGTGAACCGGTCAAGATCGACAGTCTTGCGAGAAACCTGATCAAACTTTCCGGATATGAACCGGATGTGGAAATTCCAATCGTTTATTCAGGATTGCGTCCTGGTGAGAAGCTTTACGAAGAGAAGCTGATGGCAGAAGAGGGAATGAAGAAGACAGACAATGACTTGATTCACATTGGTAAGCCGATTCCGTTTGACATCAGTAAATTCCTTGGTCAGCTGACAGAGCTGGCACAGGCAAGTTACGAGAACAATCCGCACATCGTTGAGATGGTGGAGGAAATCGTACCGACTTTCCATCCGGTAGGGAATAAGCCGACCGGCAATGAAAATATGTCTGTGGAAGAATTCCAGAGAGAAATTCACGAAACAGAACACAGGTAA
- a CDS encoding IS30 family transposase, whose amino-acid sequence MSTKATGNKKHLTLADRAAIEHGISRGENFTQIACRINKDSSTISKEIRRHLFRVPHFQNETQRKRSECEHFQNCVKQHICGNQTCNSLCWKCRPKRCSMYCPDFTPRLCEKLKKPPYVCNDCPQIRNCSHDFYFYRANYANDIYSETKSSSRSGINQTPESLEQLDRLVSPLLLQGQPLSHIFASNQESVPCSIRTLYNYIDQGYFTAINLDLPRKVRYKKRRQVRREPDNTGYRKDRSYQDFERYLEKFPDTNVVELDVVEGAGGKSEQVLLTMLFRNCSLMLIFLMEADRKDNVQDVFQRIYTHLGAELYRKLFPVILTDNGASFKDPAIFERPEGELLSRVFYCDPMASWQKGRLEKNHEFIRYIIPKGTTFAGLDQEQVTLITNHINSVARASLNGCTPFELALLLIDRKLLDLCQLERIPANQVILKPSLLKK is encoded by the coding sequence ATGTCTACTAAAGCTACTGGAAACAAAAAACACCTTACCCTTGCTGATCGTGCTGCCATTGAACATGGTATCAGCCGTGGGGAAAATTTCACGCAGATTGCCTGCAGAATCAACAAGGATTCTTCTACCATTTCCAAGGAGATTCGGCGTCACCTTTTCCGGGTTCCTCATTTTCAAAACGAAACCCAGCGGAAGCGCTCAGAATGCGAGCATTTTCAGAACTGTGTAAAGCAGCATATCTGCGGGAATCAGACTTGTAATTCCTTATGCTGGAAATGCCGCCCTAAGCGCTGTTCCATGTATTGTCCTGACTTTACTCCCAGACTCTGCGAAAAGTTAAAAAAGCCCCCCTACGTGTGTAATGACTGCCCTCAGATACGCAACTGTTCCCACGACTTCTATTTCTACAGGGCCAATTATGCCAACGATATTTACAGTGAAACAAAATCTTCTTCACGGTCTGGGATTAACCAGACTCCTGAGTCCCTGGAACAGCTGGACCGTCTGGTTTCCCCTCTGCTTCTGCAGGGACAGCCTTTGTCCCATATCTTTGCTTCTAATCAGGAATCCGTCCCTTGTTCTATAAGGACCCTCTACAACTATATAGACCAGGGATACTTCACTGCAATCAACCTCGACCTTCCCCGGAAGGTCCGCTACAAAAAACGTCGGCAGGTCCGCAGAGAACCTGACAACACTGGATATAGAAAAGACAGATCCTATCAGGATTTTGAGAGATATCTGGAAAAGTTTCCAGATACAAATGTGGTGGAATTAGATGTGGTGGAAGGTGCCGGGGGAAAATCAGAACAAGTACTGTTGACCATGCTTTTCCGTAATTGTAGCCTTATGCTTATTTTTCTTATGGAGGCTGACAGGAAGGACAACGTACAAGATGTGTTTCAGCGAATATATACCCATCTGGGAGCAGAGCTATATCGAAAACTCTTTCCGGTCATTCTTACAGACAATGGTGCCTCATTCAAAGATCCAGCTATTTTTGAACGGCCTGAAGGTGAACTTCTATCCCGTGTCTTTTACTGCGATCCCATGGCTTCCTGGCAGAAGGGACGTCTGGAAAAAAATCATGAATTCATCCGTTATATTATCCCCAAAGGTACGACATTCGCAGGCTTGGACCAGGAGCAGGTAACTCTGATCACCAACCACATCAATAGCGTAGCAAGAGCCAGTTTAAACGGCTGCACCCCGTTTGAACTGGCTCTGCTGCTGATAGACAGAAAACTGCTGGACCTCTGCCAGCTGGAAAGGATTCCCGCCAACCAGGTGATCCTTAAACCATCACTCTTGAAAAAGTAA
- the pssD gene encoding PssD/Cps14F family polysaccharide biosynthesis glycosyltransferase, with amino-acid sequence MKVCLVGSSGGHLTHLYMLKPFWENKDRFWVTFDKEDARSLLDKEKMYPCYYPTNRSLKALLKNTKIAWEILQKEKPDLIISCGAAVAVPFFYLGKLFGAKLVYIEVFDRIDKPTVTGKMVYPVTDRFIVQWEEQKKVYPKAINLGSIF; translated from the coding sequence ATGAAAGTATGCCTTGTAGGTTCTTCAGGAGGACATTTAACTCACTTATATATGTTAAAACCTTTTTGGGAAAATAAAGATAGATTTTGGGTTACATTTGATAAAGAAGATGCAAGAAGTTTATTGGATAAGGAAAAAATGTATCCGTGTTATTATCCTACTAATCGTAGCTTAAAAGCATTGCTCAAAAATACTAAAATTGCATGGGAGATTTTGCAAAAAGAAAAGCCAGATTTGATTATTTCTTGTGGTGCAGCAGTTGCAGTTCCATTCTTTTATCTGGGTAAATTATTTGGAGCAAAACTTGTTTATATTGAAGTTTTTGATAGAATTGATAAGCCAACTGTGACTGGAAAAATGGTTTATCCAGTCACAGATAGATTTATAGTTCAGTGGGAGGAACAGAAAAAAGTATATCCAAAAGCCATTAATTTAGGTAGTATTTTTTAA
- a CDS encoding glycosyltransferase, translated as MIFVTVGTHEQPFNRLVKKIDELKRDGVITEEVIIQTGFSTYEPKYCKWSKLIPYQQMLKNVEDARIVITHGGPASFIMPLQLGKTPIVVPRQQQFNEHVNNHQVEFARNVAERMGTIIPVEDVDKLKDLIINYDQIVAGMEHEMSSNNAKFNKKLEKIVDELVVR; from the coding sequence ATGATTTTTGTGACAGTAGGAACGCATGAACAGCCATTTAATAGGCTTGTAAAGAAAATAGATGAGTTGAAAAGAGATGGTGTGATTACCGAAGAAGTTATCATTCAGACTGGATTTAGTACTTATGAGCCTAAGTATTGCAAATGGAGTAAGTTGATTCCATATCAACAGATGCTTAAAAATGTAGAAGATGCTCGGATAGTAATTACGCACGGTGGACCTGCAAGTTTTATCATGCCATTACAGCTTGGCAAGACTCCGATTGTTGTACCTCGTCAACAGCAGTTTAATGAACATGTTAATAATCACCAGGTGGAATTTGCTAGAAATGTAGCTGAAAGAATGGGAACAATTATACCTGTTGAAGATGTAGATAAGTTGAAAGATCTTATAATTAATTATGATCAGATTGTTGCTGGAATGGAACATGAAATGAGTAGTAATAATGCGAAATTTAATAAGAAACTAGAAAAAATTGTGGACGAATTAGTGGTTAGGTAA
- a CDS encoding glycosyltransferase family 2 protein codes for MDYKISVVIRTYNEEKHIGEVLKSLNKQTYSNFEVIILDSQSTDNTIKIAQNYDVRIEQIEKKEFNYSFASNKCVEYATGEIVCFLSGHSVPKRNNYLELANKVFQDERIGGCYGEVIALPDGSFSEKMFNGLGYIKSRIMMPRIKLEQEIHPGIFSCSNALARRELLRKYPFSEKLGHGGEDVEVAYRIIKSGFYIASVPNLLVMHSHGKKFLQFLQEWKNWREMYENVEEYIKNNP; via the coding sequence ATGGATTATAAAATTAGCGTAGTTATTAGAACATATAATGAAGAAAAACATATTGGTGAAGTGCTGAAAAGTTTGAATAAACAAACATATTCTAATTTTGAGGTTATTATTTTAGATTCACAATCAACTGATAATACAATAAAAATTGCACAAAATTATGATGTTAGAATAGAACAGATTGAGAAAAAAGAGTTTAATTATAGTTTTGCCAGTAATAAATGTGTAGAATACGCAACTGGTGAAATTGTGTGTTTTTTGAGTGGACATTCTGTTCCTAAAAGAAACAATTACTTAGAACTTGCAAATAAAGTATTCCAGGACGAAAGAATTGGTGGTTGTTATGGAGAAGTTATAGCACTTCCAGATGGGAGCTTTTCTGAGAAAATGTTTAATGGACTGGGATACATAAAGAGTAGAATAATGATGCCTAGAATCAAATTAGAACAGGAAATACATCCGGGTATTTTTAGTTGCAGTAATGCATTGGCGCGAAGAGAACTTCTAAGAAAATATCCTTTTTCAGAGAAGTTAGGGCATGGAGGAGAAGATGTTGAAGTTGCATATAGAATAATTAAAAGTGGATTTTATATAGCAAGTGTGCCAAATTTATTAGTGATGCATTCGCATGGAAAGAAGTTTCTTCAGTTTCTTCAGGAATGGAAAAATTGGAGAGAAATGTATGAAAATGTTGAAGAATATATAAAAAATAATCCATGA
- a CDS encoding glycosyltransferase family 2 protein — MLISIIIPVYNVEKYLEQCVMSFIMQIDNNKRGDVEIILVDDGSTDKSGRLCDELMKKYPNIIKSFHKKNEGLLMTRRYGYKVSRGMYIINCDSDDFVETNLLSSLSPFLDGINDVIIYNMYKYQEGRKSFYTKNVFGCKRKKTILKADCIKELFKSYDVTSLCCKAFKRSCLELEKDYSLFSNLNYGEDTLQSVEVYSNAQNIVYLNECLYNYRVQNGMTYKFREDYYWQFKQVLLEMKKNNLLLEIDNFEDLYSEKLWEIVARAITQSRYKLDYNKNENIQYLKKIRNDSEVQKYISNFYKIRKNLKRQYIFLLTLFIKKQYTLLWFFLYLRNKV, encoded by the coding sequence ATGCTAATTAGTATAATAATACCAGTATATAATGTTGAAAAATACTTAGAACAATGTGTGATGTCATTCATAATGCAAATTGATAATAATAAAAGAGGTGATGTAGAAATAATATTGGTTGATGATGGATCAACTGATAAAAGTGGTCGTTTATGTGATGAACTAATGAAAAAATATCCTAATATTATTAAATCATTCCACAAAAAAAATGAAGGACTTCTTATGACAAGGCGGTATGGATATAAAGTATCACGTGGAATGTATATAATTAATTGTGATTCAGATGATTTCGTAGAGACAAATTTGCTATCGAGTTTAAGTCCGTTTCTGGATGGAATAAATGATGTCATAATTTACAACATGTATAAGTATCAAGAGGGAAGAAAGTCTTTTTATACGAAGAATGTATTTGGATGTAAAAGGAAAAAGACTATCTTAAAAGCTGATTGCATTAAAGAGCTGTTTAAGTCTTATGATGTAACTAGCTTATGTTGTAAGGCTTTTAAAAGATCGTGTTTAGAATTAGAAAAAGATTACTCATTATTTTCTAATCTTAATTATGGAGAGGATACACTACAATCGGTTGAAGTCTATTCTAATGCGCAAAATATTGTTTATCTTAATGAGTGCTTGTACAATTATAGAGTACAAAATGGTATGACATATAAGTTTAGAGAAGATTATTACTGGCAATTTAAGCAAGTTTTATTGGAAATGAAAAAAAATAACTTATTGTTAGAAATTGATAATTTTGAAGATTTGTATAGCGAAAAATTATGGGAAATAGTTGCAAGAGCAATTACCCAGAGTAGATATAAACTAGATTATAATAAGAATGAGAATATACAATATTTAAAAAAAATTAGGAATGATTCAGAGGTACAGAAATATATATCAAATTTTTATAAAATTAGAAAGAACTTAAAAAGACAATACATATTTTTATTAACATTATTTATTAAAAAACAATATACGCTTTTATGGTTTTTTTTATATTTGAGAAATAAAGTATGA
- a CDS encoding glycosyltransferase family 2 protein, which yields MEKILTISIAAYNAELDIKRCLDSFISTNVLEELELIVVNDGSKDNTLNVAKQYEKKYPGIIKVIDKKNGGHGSTINASIKEATGKYYKIVDSDDWIDPEELEKLVFWLRNNDADLVLTPYKCVNADKIEDFELIYPYDAMMEIKKITNIEKKSNIIVYMHSTTFKKEVIKRMGPIIDENCFYVDLEYTIFPLYYIKNFVCLDYIVYQYLLGTDEQSMNIKNMIKRRNQHLKVVTRIINYYSDKKRTLKEPVQEIILNRIHSAILSQYKIYANMEPKESIAEVKKFDMWLKQFPELYTGAQGRFMKIIYLNRATRFMFYAPIIRILKIMHLEPKI from the coding sequence ATGGAGAAGATATTAACAATCAGTATTGCTGCATATAATGCTGAACTCGATATTAAAAGATGCTTGGACTCATTTATAAGTACTAATGTACTTGAGGAATTAGAACTTATTGTAGTTAATGATGGATCGAAAGATAATACATTGAATGTTGCGAAGCAATACGAAAAAAAATATCCAGGAATTATTAAGGTAATTGATAAAAAAAATGGAGGACATGGATCAACTATTAATGCTAGCATAAAAGAGGCAACTGGAAAATACTATAAAATTGTTGACTCGGATGATTGGATAGATCCAGAGGAATTGGAAAAATTAGTTTTTTGGTTAAGAAACAATGATGCGGATTTAGTGCTTACTCCTTATAAGTGCGTAAACGCTGATAAAATAGAAGATTTTGAATTAATATATCCTTATGATGCAATGATGGAAATAAAAAAAATCACTAATATAGAGAAAAAATCTAATATTATAGTCTATATGCATTCAACAACATTTAAAAAAGAAGTAATAAAGAGAATGGGGCCAATTATAGACGAAAATTGTTTTTATGTTGATTTAGAGTATACAATATTTCCACTGTATTATATAAAGAATTTCGTATGTTTAGATTATATTGTATATCAGTATCTCTTAGGAACTGATGAGCAAAGTATGAATATTAAAAATATGATTAAAAGAAGAAATCAGCACTTAAAAGTAGTGACACGAATTATCAATTATTATTCAGATAAAAAGAGAACATTAAAGGAGCCGGTACAAGAAATAATTCTAAATAGAATTCATTCAGCTATTTTAAGTCAATATAAAATATATGCTAATATGGAACCAAAAGAAAGCATTGCAGAAGTTAAAAAATTTGATATGTGGTTGAAACAATTTCCAGAATTATATACAGGTGCACAAGGAAGATTTATGAAAATAATATACCTTAATCGTGCAACGCGATTTATGTTTTATGCCCCAATTATAAGAATACTGAAAATTATGCATTTGGAGCCAAAAATATGA